The following proteins are encoded in a genomic region of Chroogloeocystis siderophila 5.2 s.c.1:
- the rplV gene encoding 50S ribosomal protein L22: protein MASDTTEVKASARYIRMSPYKVRRVLDQIRGRSYREALIILEFMPYRACDPILKVLRSAVANAEHNAGLNPAELKITQAYADQGPVLKRFQPRAQGRAYQIRKPTCHITVAVATDAALAAES, encoded by the coding sequence ATGGCTAGTGATACTACAGAAGTAAAAGCAAGTGCGCGCTACATTCGGATGTCTCCCTATAAAGTACGTCGCGTTCTCGATCAAATTCGCGGGCGATCATACCGCGAGGCGCTGATTATTCTTGAATTCATGCCCTACAGAGCGTGCGATCCAATCCTCAAAGTGCTCAGAAGTGCAGTTGCTAATGCTGAACATAACGCCGGATTAAATCCAGCGGAACTCAAAATAACTCAAGCGTACGCGGATCAAGGTCCCGTGCTCAAGCGTTTTCAACCTAGAGCGCAAGGGCGAGCTTACCAAATTCGTAAACCTACGTGTCATATTACTGTAGCCGTCGCTACAGATGCAGCATTGGCAGCAGAAAGTTAG
- the rpsS gene encoding 30S ribosomal protein S19, producing MGRSLKKGPFVADSLLSKIEKLNAKGEKQVIKTWSRASTILPQMVGHTIAVHNGRQHVPVFINEQMVGHKLGEFAPTRTFRGHAKSDKKAGR from the coding sequence ATGGGTCGTTCTCTCAAAAAAGGTCCTTTTGTCGCTGACAGTTTACTCAGCAAAATTGAAAAGCTAAATGCAAAAGGCGAAAAACAAGTTATCAAAACCTGGTCGCGAGCGTCTACCATTTTGCCCCAGATGGTTGGTCATACAATTGCCGTCCATAACGGGCGCCAACACGTACCAGTTTTTATCAACGAGCAAATGGTAGGACACAAGCTAGGCGAGTTTGCGCCAACACGTACTTTTCGCGGTCATGCCAAAAGCGATAAGAAAGCAGGGAGATAA
- the rplB gene encoding 50S ribosomal protein L2, giving the protein MGTRSYRPYTPSTRQRVVSDFSEITKTEPERSLTVSVHRAKGRNNRGVITSRRRGGGHKRLYRIIDFKRNKHNIPAKVAAIEYDPNRNARIALLYYQDGEKRYILQPNGLKVGQTVISGPDAPFEDGNALPLSRIPLGTTVHNVELYPGRGAQIVRAAGASAQVVAKEGNYVTLKLPSGEVRLIRRECYATIGQVGNIDARNLSSGKAGHNRWKGRRPKVRGSVMNPVDHPHGGGEGRAPIGRPGPVTPWGKPTLGAKTRKPKKASNALIVRRRRKSSKRGRGGRES; this is encoded by the coding sequence ATGGGTACACGCTCTTATCGACCATATACACCCAGTACGCGCCAACGCGTTGTCTCTGACTTTAGCGAAATTACCAAAACGGAGCCAGAGCGATCACTAACCGTATCAGTCCACCGCGCCAAAGGTCGAAATAATCGTGGTGTGATTACTAGCCGTCGTCGTGGTGGCGGACACAAGCGTTTGTATCGAATCATCGACTTCAAACGCAACAAACACAACATTCCCGCCAAAGTTGCCGCGATCGAGTATGATCCCAACCGTAACGCGCGCATTGCACTGCTGTATTACCAAGACGGCGAAAAGCGCTACATTCTTCAACCGAATGGCTTGAAAGTTGGGCAAACCGTAATTTCTGGACCTGATGCACCTTTCGAGGACGGTAATGCATTACCACTCAGCCGCATTCCTCTAGGAACAACCGTTCACAATGTTGAACTGTATCCTGGTCGTGGTGCGCAAATTGTCCGCGCCGCAGGTGCTAGTGCCCAGGTTGTCGCCAAAGAAGGTAACTACGTTACGCTCAAGCTTCCTTCCGGTGAAGTCCGCCTTATACGTCGCGAATGCTACGCCACAATTGGACAAGTCGGGAACATTGATGCACGTAACCTCAGTTCAGGAAAAGCTGGACACAATCGTTGGAAAGGACGGCGGCCCAAAGTCAGAGGTAGTGTGATGAACCCAGTCGATCACCCGCATGGTGGCGGAGAGGGTAGAGCACCAATTGGTAGGCCAGGACCTGTGACACCATGGGGTAAGCCAACGCTGGGAGCTAAAACACGTAAGCCGAAAAAAGCAAGTAATGCTTTGATTGTTCGTCGCCGACGTAAGTCTTCCAAACGCGGTCGCGGTGGCAGAGAATCATAA
- a CDS encoding 50S ribosomal protein L23 yields the protein MPKIDRRSLPDLVRRPILTEKATRLMEENKFTFEVTPKATKPQIKAAIEDLFEVKVVQVNTQQQPRKQRRVGKFIGFKPQYKKAIVTVATGEEDKIRKVLFPDV from the coding sequence GTGCCCAAAATTGATCGGCGATCGCTCCCTGATTTAGTACGTCGTCCCATTCTTACCGAAAAGGCGACGCGGCTGATGGAGGAAAACAAATTTACTTTTGAAGTCACGCCGAAAGCAACAAAACCACAAATCAAAGCGGCGATCGAAGACTTGTTTGAAGTCAAAGTTGTTCAAGTTAACACTCAACAACAACCGCGCAAGCAGCGCCGTGTCGGAAAATTCATTGGTTTTAAGCCCCAATACAAGAAAGCTATTGTCACGGTAGCGACTGGGGAAGAAGACAAGATTAGAAAAGTCCTGTTCCCAGATGTTTAG
- the rplD gene encoding 50S ribosomal protein L4, whose product MVECVVKNWQGEEVGQAALNLQVANEKSAAHIVHRALVRQTTNARQGTASSKTRAEVRGGGRKPWRQKGTGRARAGSIRSPLWRGGGVIFGPKPRDYEIKMNRKERRLALRTALVSRAEDIVVVEDFASDLPRPKTKDLIAAIARWGIDTDTKVLLILPEMVETVYLSARNVSQVKLIAADQLNVYDLLNADRIVTTVAAIDKIQEVYGAQN is encoded by the coding sequence ATGGTAGAGTGTGTAGTAAAAAACTGGCAGGGAGAAGAGGTAGGGCAAGCAGCACTAAATTTGCAGGTTGCAAATGAAAAGAGTGCGGCGCATATCGTCCACCGAGCGTTAGTGCGGCAAACAACAAATGCCAGACAAGGCACAGCCAGCAGCAAAACTCGTGCGGAAGTCCGTGGTGGTGGTCGCAAACCTTGGCGGCAAAAAGGTACAGGTCGCGCGCGTGCTGGTTCGATTCGTTCGCCATTATGGCGTGGTGGTGGCGTTATCTTTGGTCCTAAGCCTAGAGATTATGAAATCAAGATGAATCGCAAAGAGCGACGGCTGGCTTTACGCACCGCTTTAGTAAGTCGCGCTGAAGATATAGTCGTTGTGGAAGACTTTGCGAGTGATCTACCCAGACCAAAGACTAAAGACTTAATCGCGGCGATCGCGCGGTGGGGAATCGATACAGATACTAAAGTTCTGTTGATTTTACCAGAAATGGTAGAAACGGTTTACTTATCAGCACGCAACGTGTCTCAAGTCAAGCTGATCGCTGCTGATCAGTTAAACGTCTACGACCTGTTGAACGCCGACCGGATCGTAACAACGGTAGCTGCTATTGATAAGATTCAGGAGGTCTACGGTGCCCAAAATTGA
- the rplC gene encoding 50S ribosomal protein L3 produces the protein MAVGILGTKLGMTQVFDEAGKAIPVTVVQAGPCTVTQVKTKQTDGYAAIQVGYKEVKPKALNKPLLGHLAKSSAPSLRHLREYHLDNSSEYNLGQEIKADIFTAGQMVDVIGTSIGRGFAGYQKRHNFGRGPMSHGSKNHRLPGSIGAGTTPGRVYPGKKMAGRLGGKRVTIPQLTVIKVDSERNILLIKGAVPGKPGALLNIVPAKRGSQK, from the coding sequence GTGGCTGTAGGTATCCTCGGCACAAAGCTGGGCATGACCCAAGTGTTTGACGAGGCAGGAAAAGCAATTCCTGTAACTGTAGTTCAAGCCGGTCCATGCACAGTTACGCAAGTCAAAACTAAACAAACAGATGGTTACGCTGCTATCCAAGTTGGCTATAAAGAAGTCAAGCCGAAAGCGCTTAACAAACCCTTGTTAGGTCATCTGGCTAAATCCTCTGCTCCATCTTTACGCCATCTGCGCGAGTATCACTTAGATAATTCGAGTGAATATAATCTAGGTCAAGAAATTAAAGCAGATATATTTACCGCTGGGCAAATGGTCGATGTCATCGGTACAAGCATCGGTCGCGGTTTTGCTGGCTATCAAAAACGGCATAACTTCGGTCGCGGACCTATGTCGCATGGTTCTAAAAACCATCGATTACCTGGTTCAATTGGTGCGGGTACGACTCCAGGGCGTGTTTATCCTGGGAAAAAGATGGCAGGTCGTCTCGGTGGAAAACGCGTGACAATTCCTCAACTGACTGTCATCAAAGTAGACTCTGAACGAAACATATTGTTAATCAAAGGAGCCGTTCCAGGTAAGCCTGGTGCTTTATTGAATATTGTGCCAGCTAAGCGAGGTAGTCAAAAGTAG